The proteins below come from a single Alnus glutinosa chromosome 9, dhAlnGlut1.1, whole genome shotgun sequence genomic window:
- the LOC133877299 gene encoding uncharacterized protein LOC133877299 codes for MFEKTKKHKVSISEEDTSTLLQRYTATTVLALLQEVAHCADAKIDWEALVRNTSTGISDAREYQMLWRHLAYRHALLDEFEDGAQPLDDDSDLEYEVEAFPTVSGEALIEAAACVKVLIASGLPSDSNLPNSSTVEAPLTINIPNGQSSRAPLENSEATSSMQGTNITVPVSVQKQPLPAAPPAEVLDANGSANGNIPPRRKRKPWSEAEDLELIAAVQKFGEGNWANILRGDFKGDRTASQLSQRWAIIRKRRGNLNVGPNSTGSQLSEARRAAHHAMSLALDMPVKNLAARAVGTSTTSNSVPSTTTAEATVSGSSSIQAQDQSQQGVIPTKSPPVGLLGSTAKPWVSSKPPSTMPTIGSDSVLRATAVAAGARIVSPSDAASFIKATQAKNAVLIKPPGGSSTKSSIPGLGATPCSSHPAVIVTPTASHPGSGNAASPTVQHTPSAFATSSNMSSEQTNAVSSSLPCELLPKQEAKTAEEIKVSHPSSGKAASPPVQHTPSVFATSSNMSSEQANAVTSSLPCELLPKQEAKTAKEIKVCESGYALKEQVQEDGACISGNSQSEQVQEDKVPSPDMKAEFEKQMTDVKSPNSSLNMKTAESDHKAVIDNQAEARQSTNDKEIMGSPARDDNKPAP; via the exons ATGTTTGAGAAAACCAAGAAGCACAAGGTCTCCATCAGCGAGGAAGACACCTCCACTCTCCTGCAAAG GTATACGGCGACGACGGTGCTGGCGTTGCTTCAGGAGGTGGCGCATTGTGCGGACGCGAAGATCGACTGGGAAGCGTTGGTGAGGAATACTTCAACTGGGATTTCTGATGCTAGGGAGTATCAGATGCTATGGCGCCATTTAGCTTATCGCCACGCTTTGCTCGATGAGTTCGAAGACGGGGCTCAGCCTCTG GATGATGATAGCGATTTAGAATATGAAGTTGAAGCTTTTCCAACTGTTAGCGGTGAAGCTTTGATAGAGGCTGCAGCGTGTGTGAAG GTACTAATTGCTTCTGGTTTACCAAGTGATTCTAATCTCCCAAACAGCTCAACAGTTGAGGCTCCATTAACTATAAATATACCTAATGGCCAATCATCTAGAGCTCCTTTAGAAAATTCAGAAGCCACTTCTTCGATGCAAGGGACAAACATTACAGTTCCCGTTTCTGTTCAGAAACAACCCCTTCCTGCAGCTCCCCCTGCTGAAGTATTGGATGCAAATGGATCAGCCAATGGCAACATACCTCCTCGGAGGAAAAGAAAACCATGGTCAGAGGCAGAGGATTTGGAACTGATTGCTGCTGTGCAGAAATTTGGTGAAGGAAATTGGGCAAATATTTTAAGGGGAGACTTCAAGGGTGATAGGACTGCTTCACAGCTATCTCAG AGGTGGGCCATTATTAGGAAGCGACGTGGAAACTTGAATGTGGGACCCAATTCCACTGGCTCACAACTTTCTGAGGCACGGCGAGCAGCTCATCACGCAATGTCCCTAGCCCTGGATATGCCAGTTAAAAACTTAGCAGCTCGTGCTG TTGGCACAAGTACGACCAGTAACTCTGTGCCTTCTACTACAACTGCTGAAGCTACTGTGTCTGGCAGTAGCTCTATACAAGCCCAAGACCAGTCTCAACAAGGCGTCATCCCTACAAAATCACCTCCTGTGGGATTGTTGGGTTCCACAGCAAAACCCTGGGTATCGTCAAAACCCCCTTCAACAATGCCTACTATTGGCTCAGATTCGGTGTTAAGAGCGACTGCAGTTGCTGCTGGTGCCCGCATTGTCTCTCCATCAGATGCTGCATCATTTATCAAGGCTACTCAGGCAAAGAATGCTGTCCTTATCAAACCCCCAGGTGGTTCTTCAACCAAATCGTCCATTCCTGGCCTTGGAGCCACACCATGTTCCTCCCATCCTGCTGTCATTGTCACACCTACTGCTTCACATCCTGGTTCAGGAAATGCTGCCTCGCCAACAGTTCAGCATACTCCGTCCGCATTTGCCACATCATCGAATATGTCATCTGAACAGACTAATGCTGTTAGCTCTAGTCTTCCCTGTGAACTTCTGCCAAAACAAGAGGCTAAGACTGCAGAAGAGATCAAAGTTTCACATCCCAGTTCAGGAAAAGCTGCCTCACCACCAGTTCAGCATACTCCATCCGTATTTGCCACATCATCGAATATGTCATCTGAACAGGCTAATGCTGTTACCTCTAGTCTTCCCTGTGAACTTCTGCCAAAACAGGAGGCTAAGACTGCAAAAGAGATCAAAGTTTGTGAGTCCGGCTATGCACTCAAAGAGCAAGTCCAAGAAGATGGAGCTTGTATATCAGGAAATTCACAGAGTGAGCAAGTTCAAGAAGATAAAGTGCCGTCACCAGACATGAAAGCGGAGTTCGAAAAACAAATGACTGATGTTAAAAGTCCTAATAGCTCTCTGAACATGAAAACAGCTGAGAGTGATCACAAAGCTGTTATTGACAACCAGGCTGAAGCTAGACAAAGCACAAATGATAAAGAGATTATGGGTTCACCAGCAAGAGATGACAATAAACCTGCACCATGA